TTAACTGATCCTATTCTTTAACCTATCTCATTCTTTACCTTAGGAATGAGTAAAATATAACTCCAATTTTCAGTCCGAAAATTGCTCTATAGTTCCATTTTTCCAACTAATCATTCTTAGCAGCAAAGATTTTTGATATTATATTAGAATCATTCCTCATTCAGTTTTTTATTTTTTTATATAGTTGGCAAACCTTTTGCGACCCTATGAGGCTCATTGTAGAATTCCAGAAGATATTGTTTTCGCATATTTGGAATAATTCTATCGATTTCTCAGGAATTACCCTTACTTATTACACAGATTGACACTATACAGGTAGAAAAAAATCGGTTTAGTTTTAAAATAGAGATCCGTAATTTTAGGACATACTTATAAAATTACTACTCTTAAAGAATAACTGTTTTGAGGGTATCATATATTTATGAAGCAGGTAGACCTCTCCCGTCCTGAATCCGGTTCAGGCAAAGTTTTAGCAGCTGAAATTCTCGAAGCTGCACGAGTCGCTGAGCGGCGCACACTGGGTCTTGAATCCTTCGGCATTCTGAAGGCTTATGGCATTCCTGCAGTGAAAACTGTCTTTGCAAAGACTGAAGAGGAAGCCATAAATGCAGCAGAAAATATAGGTTATCCCCTTGTGATGAAGGTCGCCTCTCCGCAGATTTCCCACAAATCGGATGTTGGAGGGATAAGGCTCTCCCTGCAAAACGGGGATGAAGTGAGAGCTGCCTACCGGGAAATGATGGAAAAGATCCCGAAGAAAAGGCCGGATGCGTCCCTTGAAGGTGTCCAGCTGCAACAAATGCTCTCAGGGGGAATAGAAGTAATTATCGGGATGATCCGCGATCCGACCTTTGGGCCCATGTTGATGTTCGGGCTTGGGGGAGTTTATGTAGAGATCCTCAAGGACGTACGGTTTGTCATTGCCCCTGTGGACGAAGAAGAAGCAAGGGGTATGGTCACAGGGATCAAAACCTACCCGGCCCTTGCCGGATTTAGGGGTGCAAAACCTTCTGATATTGATGCACTTGTGGATGCCATATTGAAAGTTTCAAGGCTTGTCTGTGATTTTCCGGAGATTGAGGAATTTGAAATTAATCCCATGATGGTTCTGGAAGAGGAAAAGGGAGCTTTTGCAGTGGACATGAGGCTAACATTGAAGAAAAATTGATTTTATATGAAGAAGCGTAAAACCCCTGAGTCTTTAGCTCAGGGGATATAAGCGTCAACTTCAACCCTGATTCCGTATGTAATATTCTGCCGCCTCTTTACTCACATTTCCGATAGTAGACGCAAAATAACCATCACTCCATAACGTATTCTCACCCCAATAATACTTTTTCATATATTCTTTTTGAGTTTTCCATAACCTGTTAGTATATTCTTGTTTCAATTTTCTGACAATTGACAAAACGCTAACTTTCGGCTCACTCTTGATCAAGAAATGAATATGGTCTTTGTCAGTTTCCATTTCAAGGATTTCAAAGTTAGACTCTTTTGAAATGTCAATCATAATCTGTTTGAGTTCTTCGCTAATTGGTTCAAGTATGACTTTTCGGTATTTGCAAACAAAAATAACATGATACATTAACAAAAATTTGCTATAATTCCGTGTTTCATACTTCGTATTTACCAAAAAGTATGTATGTTGTTAAAGCATATACTGCCTTTGTATGATGCAAGCGTTCAAATTTAGACTCTATCCTACAACTACACAAGCTATTCAATTGAATCAGCATATAGGTAGCTGTAGATTTGTCTATAATTGGGCACTTGACCAGAAATTAAAACTTATGAGCAGACAGGGGAATCAATTTCCAGATTTGATTTAAACAAATTAATTCCTACTCTAAAGGCTTCTAATGAGTGGTTAGGAGAAGTTAACTCTCAATCATTACAGGGGATGACTAAGCAGGTTGAATCCGCTTTCACTAGATTCTTTAGAGAGAAAACAGGGTTTCCAAAGTTCAAATCAAAAAAGAATCCGATACAGTCTTTCCCTGTACCTCAACACTACACTGTAAACTTTGAAACTAATACTATCAAGCTTCCTAAAATAGAACCAATTAAAGCAGTTCTTCACAGGAAGTTTGAAGGAGAGCCTAAAACGGCTACGGTATCAAGGACATGTAAAGGACATTACTACATCAGTATCCTTGTTGAAGATGGAAAAGAACTTCCAGTAAAGGAAGCTTTCACAGAATCAACAACAGTAGGAATTGATGTAGGTATCAAAGACTTTGCTGTCCTTTCAACAGGAGAAAAGGTTGAGAATCCAAAGTACTTGAAAAACTCTCTTAAAAGGCTCAAAGTATTACAGAAAAGAGTCTCAAGGAAACAGAAAGGCTCTAAGAACAGGGCAAAAGCTAAACGAAGACTTGCTGTACTCCATGACAAAATAACAAATCAGAGAAATGACTTCCAGAACAAACTCTCTTTTAGACTTGTTAGCGAAAACCAAGCTGTAGCTCTGGTAACTTTAAATGTTAAAGACATGGTTAAGAATCATCACTTAGCACAGGCTATAAGTGATTCTGCGTGGAGTAGTTTTGTAACAAAGTTGGAATATAAGGCTCAATGGTTTGGAAAAACCGTCCTGAGAATAGGACAATTTGAATCCTCTTCTAAGCTATGTAGTGTGTGTGGATACCACAATAAAGAGCTTCAGCTAAAAGACAGAGAATGGATTTGTCCAGACTGTAAAACCAAACACGATAGAGACATTAATGCCGCTATCAATATCAAAAAATTCGCTCTCATAGATCAAAATCTAATTCATGCGTCTTCGGTTAAGGAATTTTTTTGCCTGTATGCTATCGATTTTAGAGCAAAAATTAATCTCAAATTTCGAACACCGAAACTAAAATCGATATCCTGTTCCAACTTCAGATTTATATATGTTTTCGAGATATATCACAGAAATAGGGCAATTTATCATGATTCTCTCTTAACCGAAGACGCATGAAATCTAATTGGATTATGACACCGTAGGGACTACGGGGATGAGCTTGGGGACTTGCCCTCAATAAAGGGAGGAATGAACCAAGAAGCCACTCAGTCTTTAGCTGAGTGGTAGTTCACTTGCTAGATCCATTTGTCTGCCTGTTTATATGCTCGATTTATTCATTGTCTTGGCTTATTTTTATCTAACTGTCAAAGTCAGGATATATCAGCCCCAGATAATATTTCACTATCGGTTACGGGTGGTTTCAGAATTCTGAGACGTCTCGGGTTCAGGTAAAACTAAAATTATAACATTTGTTTCGTACATACTGGGGGTAGTTAATGAGGTGGTAGTACGATCCAGGAACGAAAAAGATTCGTGCTGGCTGTGGGTGTCCTGCTCCTGTCAAGCATTGTCGCCATTGATCTTCTGCTTGAAGACACACCTGTGGTGATCCAGCTTGAGGGAGACACTTTCAAGGTTGTGGATATTCCGTATGTGTATACAGTAAAAGAAGCGTATATCCTTCTTTTCTCCGGGTTTATGGGTGGGCTGGCTCTGGCTCAGGTTTTGCGGTCTTCAGGGTTTCAAGAACCTGTTTTTTCCATTTCTAGTCCTTCAGCCCAGGCAAAATTTCTCAATTTTACAGCCGAAAACCCCCAGGAGAGGAATCAGGAGAGGAAATTTGAAGTCTCATCTGATTCTGTTGGGAATTTTCGGGGTGAAGGGTTCCAGCTTAATGGGGCCACTATTGACCCTACGGCTGTTCTTTTGCGGGTTCTTGAAGGGGATGAAAGAAAGGCTGTTGAATTGATTGCAGCAAAAGATGGGAAAATTCTCCAGAATGAACTCGTGAATTCCCTTGATTTTTCAAAAGCCAAGGTCTCCAGGGTTCTTATGAATCTGGAAAAGAGGGGCATAATAACAAAGAAAAAGTACGGGCTTACCAACTGTATTTCGATAGCTGATGACCTTAAGGATAATACCGGAATGAAGGATAAAGGGATGGAGGGGGAGTAAAGTGAGGAAAAGCACTTTGATTTATGCTTCAGTTACTTTCCTTGTACTATTATTGGGAATTTACTGGTATTACGGAACAGGGCCTGATGTACATATCGCAGATATGAGCGCTGCTCCTATTGGGGTTCAGGAGTCAGGACAGCTGGACATAGTGCTCCGGAACAATGGTCTAAGATCTGTAGATGTGTGGCTTGAGGCTGAGAATACTTTTGTGTATAGCGACGGAGTGGCTCACCACAATTCCGGATTGCTAATCCCCTCCGATTCCGGAGACCCCTGGGATACCAAGTTTGTTTCGCATGAGAAGCCGATTCATCTTCTTCCTGGAAATAATTCAGTTAGCGTATGGATAGGGTATTATCTTCCCGGAGAATATCCGGTAAAAGTGAAGGTTGTTGAGAATAGCAGGACTCTTGATGAAGGCACCTATCTGGTAGAGGTTCCTCTTCCTGAAATTCCCGAAAATCTCTCTCTTAAGCTGGAATATGAAATGGAGAGCAGGAATACTTCTGATATTTACAGGATCTACGGCTACCTTATCAACAAAGGACCAGGCTCCGAAAAGAATGTATCCACAAACTTTACAGTGATAAACGAGAGGACTGGGGAGCTGGTGTTTACATCTTCCGCTATTTATGGTGTGGGTGAGTATGATAAGACTCCCCTCTGGATCTGGCCGGATTATCCCTATGCGGTTGTGGAAATCGCACATGGGGTCCCTTCAGGGGAGTCCTATATGCCTGTTCAGAATGTGGTGGTTGGAGAGAGTGAGGACCGTTTCCGGATTAATGTAGCTTCTACATGGCAAAATCGGTCGGTTTCTGCTGAGCTGTTGCTTCCTCCGGGAGAGGGGGGCAGGCGATGAGCATGATTAAGCAATGCGACCTTTTTGGCTGCAAGCATGCAAAAATTTTTCTTCTTTTGCTTTTGTTCTCTGGAGTCTGTGCGGGCTGTCTTAGCCAGGACCCTCTAGAGACCAGGATGGATAAACTGGTCCGGAGCCTCGGGAATGAAGACCGGAATGTAAGTTATGCTTCAGCTTATGCACTTATCGATATAGGGGAACCTTCTGTCAATTCTCTTATAAAAGCTTTAGAAGACGATAACCCGCAGGTACGCAGCCTTGCCGCCTATTCCCTTGGAAGAATTGGAGAACCGAGAGCATCAAAACCTCTTATCGAGGCTCTTGAAGACCCTGAACCGGAAGTCCGTATGAATTCGGCTGAGGCTCTTGGAGAGCTGAAAGCTTCGGAAGCTGCAGACCCGCTTATTGAGCTCCTTGATGATGATAATGATGAGGTGCGCAGCAAAGCCGTATTTGCTCTGGGAGCCATAGGGGACCCGAAAGCTGCTCTTCCTCTCATAGGGCTGTTTGATGATAGGGAACTCGGGAGGTCTGTAGCTGTTGCTGTGGGAAACCTGGGGGACGAAGAGGCAGTTGAAAAACTTATCGAGTTGCTTGACAGCCGGAACCCGGATATCCGTATTAACAGTATTCGTGCCCTTGGGCAGATCCAGAACCCTGCTGCTGTTCCCTACCTGGTTGAAATGCTGGACGATAAAGTCCCGGAGGTTCGAGAGGAAGCTGCCAGTGCTCTGGGTTACTTTAAAGAACCTGAAGAAATTACCTGGACAGAACAGCCTCTTATCGATTCGCTTGGAGATGACGAGTTCGAGGTGCAGAAAGCCGCTGCCTACTCCCTTGGAGATATTGGAAGTAAAGAAGCCATACCCTTTATTGAGGCATTCCTTCAGACTGAAGATCCGGCTCTCCACAGTGTTGCTGTCCATGCCCTGGGGAGATATAATGATTCTGATGCCACAGCCGCCCTGATCGATGCCCTTGATGATGAGAGCCGGCATATAAGATTGGTAATTGTTCATTTTCTTTCCGAGACTGGAGATCCTCAAGCAGTTGATCCTTTTATTTCTTTACTTGGAGATGAACGTCATGAAATAAGGCAAAGTGCGGCATGGGGGCTTGGAGGACTTGGAGATCGGAGAGCCGTTGGACCTCTCCTCAAAGCTCTGGAAACCGAAAGGGAAAGTGATGTCCGGAATGCGGAAGTCCGGGCTCTCGGAGAGCTTGGTGGTCCCGAAGCTATCGAAGGTTTGCGCCTAATCAGCGTGGATATGGAAGAATATCGGAATGTCAGGACTGCTGCGGAGGAAGCACTCGCAAAAATTGATGGAGGAGGGGAGGAGAATTCCTCCTCAACTTCCTGATCCGTTTTTTGGCTTGTGAAAATCTGAATAACACGAAACTAAGTTCGAAGCAAAACCGTTTCAGGATAAGATCAATCACATAAAGACCTAAAATGCACAACATATGCCACTGAGTATAAAGAAACAGGCAAACAATTTCCTTCCTTTATGTTTTTATTAGTCTAGCAATAATTCCAAAAGTTTGGGGTCCTGGAGAGATAACTTAAAATTTTCCAGGTTTTTGATTGACAACAGTCAACTGTTAGCGTAGTCTATGCTAGATTTTTGTAAATCCTAAAAAAATCTGAAATGTTTCGTAAATAATACGGAGGAATGAACAATATGAATAAATATGCAGCAGTTTCACTGGTTGCTCTTGTTGTCTTGATTGCAGGTGCAGCAGGAACTGCAGGTGCAGCATATAATGCTAGCAATGGAACCACTACTTGTAATGTTGTCGGAACCAATTATAAATGCAATAGCTGGTCCAATGAACAGTATCCAGTAATCGATTTATTTGGAGAAGAACGTGTCCCGCTGTTCTCCGAAGATGATGATATCCGGGACCCTCACGTGAATAAGCTTGCTAGTTTGGTTATTAACAGCAATGAAACGAATGCTCTCAAACCCGGTGAAAATGTCGACCTTGGCAATGGTTACGCTCTCGAGGTCAGGGAGATCGATATTGATGGTGAAAATGTCTGGCTTGAACTCACCAGGGGCGGACAACATGTTGCAAATAAAACGGTCTCAATCGATACTGATGAAAACCAGACATGGACTGTTGCCCTTGACAATGTTCGGGGTGAAAACAATGTTGTTGTCATGAAAGTCCATGTCAAACAGTTATTCGTGGGTACAGAAATCAGCATCGTCCAGATTGACGGGATCTGGCTTATTGACTATGCAAATTCCAGAACCCTCAATATCGGAGATAAATTCGGAGAGTTTACACTTGAACAAACCCTCAGCGGAGTAGACGAATCTAACCTCAGAGGTCTTGTTTTCAAGAATGTTTCCGTTGCTGATGATGTTTCAGTTGCTGATTTCTCTGCATCTCCCTACCCGGAAAAGGGACTGGTTAAGTTCACTGACAAAAGTACAGTATCGCCCGCTTCATGGTACTGGAATTTTTGGAGATCCATCACTATGAAAAACAAATGAACATTTTAATTGTAAGGGTTGCAGATGTTCGGGCTTTGGGAGATCTGTGAGGGCTTGAAGCTCCAGAATAAGAAGGAAAATAAGAGAATGAATAAGAATAAGGAGATTGTAATGTTTTTGAGTTCTTTGGTTTTTGAGTTATTTATTTTCAGGAACTGAAAAAGAGGTTGAGAGGTTTGGAGAGAATTGAAGATTTAGTCCCAGTGCCTGTCCTGTCGCTGCCGGATGAGGTGTCTCTGCTTGCAAGGACTCTTTCAAGAACCCTTCCTATGCAAATCCTTAAACAGCTTCAGAAAAAACAGATGTCTGCAAGCGAACTTGCATCAGAGCTTGGGATCCGCCTGAATACACTGACATACAATCTTGAAGTGCTGGAAAAGGTTGGCCTGATAAAGGTCAGGCAGGTGAAATGGAGCTGTAAAGGCCGCGAAGTTAAAATCTATGCCCCTGAGGAACAGCCGATTTTGCTGGTTCCCCGGGCAAACAGAGATAGCGACCCTTTTGTCCTGGATAGTCTGGAAAAAACTCTGGAAAACTGCCGGGCAAATCTTTTCGGGCAGGCACTTAACCTTCCTGAGCAGAATCAATCGAACGGCTCAGAAAAAAATGATGAGCGCGTATCCTCCGACAAAAAGCATAATGATTCGGGAGCTCTCCCGGCCCATACCCGCTATGCTGTACTTTTTCCTGTTAAGGAGACCCATGACCAGAATTGAAACTATCCTGGAAAAAATAACTCCGGTAAAATAAAGGAATATTCGGTATCCTGAAAATAAGCT
The Methanosarcina sp. WWM596 DNA segment above includes these coding regions:
- a CDS encoding HEAT repeat domain-containing protein, with protein sequence MSMIKQCDLFGCKHAKIFLLLLLFSGVCAGCLSQDPLETRMDKLVRSLGNEDRNVSYASAYALIDIGEPSVNSLIKALEDDNPQVRSLAAYSLGRIGEPRASKPLIEALEDPEPEVRMNSAEALGELKASEAADPLIELLDDDNDEVRSKAVFALGAIGDPKAALPLIGLFDDRELGRSVAVAVGNLGDEEAVEKLIELLDSRNPDIRINSIRALGQIQNPAAVPYLVEMLDDKVPEVREEAASALGYFKEPEEITWTEQPLIDSLGDDEFEVQKAAAYSLGDIGSKEAIPFIEAFLQTEDPALHSVAVHALGRYNDSDATAALIDALDDESRHIRLVIVHFLSETGDPQAVDPFISLLGDERHEIRQSAAWGLGGLGDRRAVGPLLKALETERESDVRNAEVRALGELGGPEAIEGLRLISVDMEEYRNVRTAAEEALAKIDGGGEENSSSTS
- the tnpA gene encoding IS200/IS605 family transposase, giving the protein MVNTKYETRNYSKFLLMYHVIFVCKYRKVILEPISEELKQIMIDISKESNFEILEMETDKDHIHFLIKSEPKVSVLSIVRKLKQEYTNRLWKTQKEYMKKYYWGENTLWSDGYFASTIGNVSKEAAEYYIRNQG
- a CDS encoding transcriptional regulator — its product is MERIEDLVPVPVLSLPDEVSLLARTLSRTLPMQILKQLQKKQMSASELASELGIRLNTLTYNLEVLEKVGLIKVRQVKWSCKGREVKIYAPEEQPILLVPRANRDSDPFVLDSLEKTLENCRANLFGQALNLPEQNQSNGSEKNDERVSSDKKHNDSGALPAHTRYAVLFPVKETHDQN
- a CDS encoding S-layer protein domain-containing protein: MNKYAAVSLVALVVLIAGAAGTAGAAYNASNGTTTCNVVGTNYKCNSWSNEQYPVIDLFGEERVPLFSEDDDIRDPHVNKLASLVINSNETNALKPGENVDLGNGYALEVREIDIDGENVWLELTRGGQHVANKTVSIDTDENQTWTVALDNVRGENNVVVMKVHVKQLFVGTEISIVQIDGIWLIDYANSRTLNIGDKFGEFTLEQTLSGVDESNLRGLVFKNVSVADDVSVADFSASPYPEKGLVKFTDKSTVSPASWYWNFWRSITMKNK
- a CDS encoding acetate--CoA ligase family protein, translated to MKQVDLSRPESGSGKVLAAEILEAARVAERRTLGLESFGILKAYGIPAVKTVFAKTEEEAINAAENIGYPLVMKVASPQISHKSDVGGIRLSLQNGDEVRAAYREMMEKIPKKRPDASLEGVQLQQMLSGGIEVIIGMIRDPTFGPMLMFGLGGVYVEILKDVRFVIAPVDEEEARGMVTGIKTYPALAGFRGAKPSDIDALVDAILKVSRLVCDFPEIEEFEINPMMVLEEEKGAFAVDMRLTLKKN
- a CDS encoding MarR family transcriptional regulator, producing MLAVGVLLLSSIVAIDLLLEDTPVVIQLEGDTFKVVDIPYVYTVKEAYILLFSGFMGGLALAQVLRSSGFQEPVFSISSPSAQAKFLNFTAENPQERNQERKFEVSSDSVGNFRGEGFQLNGATIDPTAVLLRVLEGDERKAVELIAAKDGKILQNELVNSLDFSKAKVSRVLMNLEKRGIITKKKYGLTNCISIADDLKDNTGMKDKGMEGE